From the genome of Vicia villosa cultivar HV-30 ecotype Madison, WI linkage group LG2, Vvil1.0, whole genome shotgun sequence, one region includes:
- the LOC131653278 gene encoding uncharacterized protein LOC131653278 isoform X2, with product MQEVAGERGGYLHGRGALDSDDLLYLKEQMEAEEDAERLLRRTEKRAFAAFKRAASLADSSPASLPLPLRVEPKPKSGIRQQDLLKKVVEIKPKRPRSESNKPTQAPSDASITNHGRDRDNLKDNDQSLSGPAKFEEQSFSGSKKVEEHPTAEMHESETKPKVDNSGGGGLLGLAYASSDDDDE from the exons ATGCAAGAAGTAGCTGGGGAGCGTGGAGGTTATCTTCACGGGCGAGGCG CCTTGGACAGTGACGATCTACTATATCTCAAGGAGCAAATGGAAGCAGAGGAGGATGCAGAACGCCTCTTGCGTCGTACTGAAAAACGAGCATTTGCAGCTTTTAAGA GAGCAGCAAGTTTAGCAGATTCTTCACCTGCATCATTACCGTTACCGTTACGTGTTGAACCAAAGCCAAAGAGCGGCATTAG GCAACAAGATCTGCTGAAAAAAGTTGTTGAGATTAAACCTAAGCGACCAAGGTCTGAAAGCAATAAGCCAACACAAGCGCCTAGTGACGCTTCTATTACAAATCATGGGCGTGATCGTGATAATTTGAAAGACAATGATCAGTCTTTATCAGGACCAGCGAAATTTGAGGAGCAATCTTTTTCTGGATCAAAGAAAGTAGAGGAACATCCTACGGCAGAGATGCATGAAAGTGAAACTAAGCCTAAGGTTGATAACTCTGGCGGCGGGGGGTTACTAGGCCTAGCGTATGCTAGctcagatgatgatgatgaatga